A genomic window from Candidatus Andeanibacterium colombiense includes:
- a CDS encoding FAD-dependent oxidoreductase, which yields MRHIAIIGSGPAGYYTAEAAQKAFGDEVRIDVFDRLPVPYGLIRTGVAPDHQSIKGVARRFEQTALSDNVRFVGNLTIGSDVTIAELQALYDAVVLATGAPHDRPLDLPGEDLGNVFGSAAFVGWYNGHPQFAGLDPDLSGKTAVVIGMGNVALDVARILSKTTAEFAGSDIVAHALDLLEGSRIEKIVILGRRGPHQVMMTPKELGELAHLDQASPRVAPADLPEESEDALLEPGLRKSVSHLRGFAAIPEAHHGEKKIEIEFDFFAIPKSLIGDSKVEAVEAERAEVTAGRAVGTGETYRIPASLVVSCIGYRSSPIPGVPFDERQGRFANHEGRILPGLYCVGWARRGPSGTIGTNRPDGFDVVDKIVADAAAGALGRADKQGRAGFDALAAERDLAVVTFRDWKKIEEAEERAARSGAPREKFVDIEAMIRAGR from the coding sequence ATGCGGCATATCGCGATCATCGGTTCCGGCCCGGCGGGGTATTATACCGCCGAAGCAGCCCAGAAAGCCTTCGGCGACGAAGTCCGGATCGACGTGTTCGACCGCCTGCCGGTACCCTATGGGCTGATCCGCACCGGGGTTGCTCCCGATCACCAGTCGATCAAGGGCGTCGCGCGCCGGTTCGAGCAGACCGCGCTCAGCGACAACGTCCGCTTCGTGGGCAATCTGACCATTGGCAGCGACGTGACCATTGCCGAACTGCAGGCACTCTACGACGCGGTGGTGCTGGCAACCGGCGCGCCGCACGACCGCCCGCTCGATCTGCCGGGTGAAGACCTCGGCAACGTCTTCGGCAGCGCGGCCTTCGTCGGCTGGTACAATGGCCATCCGCAGTTCGCGGGGCTCGATCCGGACCTTTCGGGCAAGACTGCGGTGGTTATCGGAATGGGCAATGTGGCGCTGGACGTGGCGCGGATCCTGTCGAAGACCACCGCCGAGTTCGCGGGCAGCGACATCGTCGCCCATGCGCTCGACCTGCTCGAAGGCTCGCGGATCGAGAAGATCGTCATCCTCGGCCGCCGCGGGCCGCACCAGGTGATGATGACGCCGAAGGAACTGGGCGAGCTAGCCCATCTCGACCAGGCTTCGCCACGGGTCGCCCCGGCAGACCTGCCCGAAGAGAGCGAGGACGCACTGCTGGAGCCGGGGCTGCGCAAGTCGGTCAGCCATTTGCGCGGCTTCGCCGCGATTCCCGAAGCGCACCACGGGGAAAAGAAGATCGAGATCGAATTCGATTTCTTCGCGATCCCGAAGAGCCTGATCGGCGACAGCAAGGTCGAGGCGGTGGAGGCCGAGCGCGCGGAAGTCACGGCCGGGCGCGCGGTCGGCACCGGCGAGACCTATCGCATCCCGGCTAGCCTGGTGGTCAGCTGCATCGGCTATCGCAGCTCGCCAATCCCCGGCGTGCCGTTCGACGAGCGCCAGGGCCGCTTCGCCAACCACGAGGGCCGGATCCTGCCCGGCCTCTATTGCGTGGGCTGGGCCCGGCGCGGACCTTCGGGCACGATCGGGACCAATCGCCCCGACGGCTTCGACGTGGTCGACAAGATCGTCGCGGATGCCGCGGCCGGCGCCCTCGGCCGCGCGGACAAGCAAGGCCGCGCGGGCTTCGATGCGCTTGCGGCCGAACGCGACCTCGCAGTCGTCACTTTCCGCGACTGGAAGAAGATCGAGGAAGCCGAGGAACGCGCCGCCCGCAGCGGCGCCCCGCGCGAGAAATTCGTCGATATCGAGGCGATGATCCGGGCGGGCCGCTAG
- the dnaN gene encoding DNA polymerase III subunit beta: protein MKATIERATLLRCLSHVQSVVERRNTIPILSNVLIEASADGRVKIMATDLDLQVVESMAAVSVDSPGALTVSAHLLFDIARKLPEGSQVGLEAADNRLTVKAGRSRFQLPTLPRDDFPMIVEGDLPTSFELPARLLAEMVDKTRFAISTEETRYYLNGIFFHVAEDGAAGPVLKAAATDGHRLARYTIARPEGADGMPDVIVPRKAVGELRKLLDEALDGNVEIDLSASKIRFTLGGEGGVVLTSKLIDGTFPDYSRVIPTGNDKLLKLDPKSFFAGVDRVATIATEKTRAVKMGLEIDKVTLSVTSPDNGTAAEEVPASYASDSFEIGFNANYLKDILHQIEGDSVELHLADAGAPTLIRQDDKSAALYVLMPMRV, encoded by the coding sequence ATGAAGGCCACCATCGAACGCGCCACACTGCTGCGCTGCCTGTCTCACGTGCAGTCGGTTGTTGAGCGGCGCAACACGATCCCGATCCTGTCGAACGTGCTGATCGAAGCTTCGGCGGACGGCAGGGTCAAAATCATGGCGACCGACCTCGATCTGCAGGTGGTCGAGAGCATGGCCGCGGTTTCGGTCGACAGCCCCGGCGCGTTGACCGTCTCCGCGCATCTGCTGTTCGATATCGCCCGCAAGCTGCCCGAGGGCAGCCAGGTCGGGCTCGAGGCGGCGGACAACCGCCTGACGGTCAAGGCCGGGCGCAGCCGCTTCCAGCTGCCGACTCTCCCGCGCGACGATTTCCCGATGATCGTCGAAGGTGATCTGCCGACCAGCTTCGAGCTGCCCGCAAGGCTCCTCGCCGAAATGGTCGACAAGACCCGCTTCGCGATATCGACCGAGGAAACCCGCTACTACCTCAACGGCATCTTCTTCCACGTCGCCGAAGACGGCGCGGCCGGCCCGGTGCTCAAGGCCGCGGCGACCGACGGGCACCGTCTCGCGCGCTACACCATCGCGCGGCCCGAAGGAGCCGACGGCATGCCCGACGTGATCGTGCCGCGCAAAGCGGTTGGCGAATTGCGCAAGCTGCTCGACGAGGCGCTCGACGGCAATGTCGAGATCGACCTTTCCGCCAGCAAGATCCGCTTCACCCTCGGCGGCGAAGGCGGGGTGGTGCTGACCAGCAAGTTGATCGACGGCACCTTCCCCGATTACAGCCGCGTGATCCCGACCGGGAACGACAAATTGCTCAAGCTCGATCCGAAGAGCTTCTTCGCCGGGGTCGATCGCGTCGCGACGATCGCGACCGAGAAGACCCGCGCGGTCAAGATGGGGCTCGAGATCGACAAGGTCACGCTGTCGGTCACCTCGCCCGACAATGGCACCGCTGCCGAGGAAGTTCCTGCATCCTACGCTTCGGATTCGTTCGAGATCGGCTTCAACGCCAATTATCTGAAGGACATCCTGCATCAGATCGAAGGCGACAGCGTCGAGCTGCATCTCGCCGATGCGGGCGCGCCGACCCTGATCCGCCAGGACGACAAGAGCGCCGCGCTCTACGTGCTTATGCCGATGCGAGTATGA
- a CDS encoding EAL domain-containing protein has protein sequence MAPVLAASFLFAALIDWRMPPVAASVTAGIAVVFSLLSQPVRLWERRRARRLPVRIATMLLVIGLPMFAYGYAIASWGVEHGLAWQASLGTLIVVTSLAAVIQSGRAPGLFAAQIACWSAVALTEGSVGSLGLLVAGVLFAVLVSRKQMHLVRIAREKEFQRNRIRDRAEDILNDYEDTGQGWFWETDRRGALTYVSHTVAQVLGFAKPEALLGKAFTDLFDLEAGGQEGERTLTFHLSARSSFQELAVRAAAREERWWSVSGRPVYDGFGNFVGYRGSGTDLTEKKRSQEKASRLAHYDSLTGLANRFQMSQSLEKILTVPIELHRCCAVLLLDLDRFKQVNDTMGHPAGDALLMQVAQRLERTVEEHGLVGRLGGDEFEVILPGTVGRERLAELAQEVINSLSQPYSIESHRVVIGASIGISIAPDDGVTSEALIRNADLALYAAKDAGRGRYHFYADDLHSQAEERRQLEQDLRDAISHGGLELYYQPVVDTATERISGFEALMRWRHPAKGQMSPAKFIAIAEDAGLIGPMGEWALRTACHDAAKWPENVRIAVNVSPLQFANPQLPSIVTSAVAEAGIDPGRLELEITESVFLNDDEGTDAMFAALKRVGVRLALDDFGTGYSSLGYLKKAPFDKIKIDQSFVRGATQPGSRNGAIIASITSLAQALGMETTAEGVETLDELDLIRMQGCSHVQGFIYEQPLSASAAANRLKTGLAAVARGPRSARSPRQTMLRKVVLDHDGQLYNGTIRNISATGVLIEGLWNVPTGTIFRIKLSQSHTITGTSRWCEEDRMGIEFATPLQRDATGRIAAIADVSPEPIRKMITRKAG, from the coding sequence ATGGCGCCTGTTCTCGCGGCGTCTTTTCTCTTTGCCGCGTTGATCGACTGGCGGATGCCGCCGGTCGCCGCGAGCGTGACGGCTGGGATCGCGGTCGTCTTCTCGCTGCTTTCGCAGCCGGTGCGGTTATGGGAGCGGCGCCGCGCCCGGCGCCTGCCGGTGCGGATCGCCACGATGCTGCTTGTGATCGGCCTGCCGATGTTCGCCTATGGCTATGCGATCGCTTCGTGGGGTGTGGAACACGGCCTCGCATGGCAGGCCTCGCTCGGCACGCTGATCGTGGTCACTTCGCTCGCCGCAGTAATCCAGAGCGGCCGGGCGCCCGGTCTGTTCGCAGCCCAGATCGCGTGCTGGAGCGCGGTTGCCCTCACCGAAGGCTCGGTCGGTTCGCTCGGCCTGCTCGTCGCGGGCGTGCTGTTCGCGGTGCTGGTCAGCCGCAAGCAGATGCATTTAGTCCGCATTGCCCGCGAGAAGGAGTTCCAGCGCAACCGCATCCGCGACCGCGCGGAGGATATTCTCAATGATTACGAGGACACCGGGCAGGGCTGGTTCTGGGAAACCGACCGGCGCGGCGCATTGACCTATGTCTCGCACACCGTGGCCCAAGTCCTCGGCTTCGCCAAACCCGAGGCGCTGCTGGGCAAGGCCTTTACCGACTTGTTCGATCTTGAGGCCGGCGGGCAAGAGGGTGAGCGCACGCTGACCTTCCATCTCTCGGCCCGCTCGAGCTTCCAGGAACTGGCGGTACGCGCCGCCGCGCGGGAAGAGCGCTGGTGGTCGGTCAGCGGGCGACCGGTCTATGACGGATTCGGGAATTTCGTCGGTTATCGGGGTTCCGGCACCGATCTTACCGAGAAGAAGCGCAGCCAGGAGAAGGCCTCGCGGCTCGCGCATTACGATTCGCTCACGGGCCTCGCCAACCGCTTCCAGATGTCGCAGTCGCTGGAGAAGATCCTCACGGTGCCGATCGAGCTGCACCGCTGCTGCGCGGTGCTGCTGCTCGATCTCGACCGCTTCAAGCAGGTCAACGACACGATGGGCCATCCGGCCGGCGACGCGCTGCTGATGCAGGTCGCCCAGCGGCTTGAGCGCACCGTGGAGGAACATGGGTTGGTGGGCCGGCTCGGAGGCGACGAGTTCGAGGTGATCCTGCCCGGCACGGTTGGCCGCGAGCGGCTCGCGGAACTTGCGCAGGAAGTGATCAATTCGCTGTCGCAGCCTTATTCGATCGAAAGTCACCGGGTGGTGATCGGCGCCTCGATCGGCATCTCGATAGCGCCCGACGACGGGGTCACCAGCGAGGCATTGATCCGGAACGCTGACCTCGCGCTCTATGCCGCGAAAGATGCCGGGCGCGGGCGCTATCATTTCTACGCCGACGATCTCCATTCGCAGGCAGAAGAGCGCCGCCAGCTGGAGCAGGATCTGCGCGATGCGATCAGCCACGGAGGGTTGGAGCTCTACTACCAGCCGGTGGTCGATACCGCGACCGAACGGATCAGCGGGTTCGAGGCGCTGATGCGCTGGCGTCACCCGGCCAAGGGCCAGATGTCGCCGGCGAAATTCATCGCCATTGCGGAGGATGCCGGGTTGATCGGCCCGATGGGCGAATGGGCGCTGCGCACCGCCTGCCACGATGCGGCCAAGTGGCCCGAGAACGTGCGCATCGCAGTCAACGTATCGCCGCTGCAATTCGCCAATCCGCAACTTCCGTCGATCGTCACCAGCGCGGTCGCCGAAGCTGGGATCGATCCAGGCCGGCTCGAGCTGGAAATTACCGAGAGTGTGTTCCTCAACGACGACGAGGGCACCGACGCGATGTTCGCCGCGCTCAAGCGGGTCGGAGTGCGGCTGGCGCTCGACGATTTCGGCACCGGCTATTCGTCGCTCGGCTATCTCAAGAAGGCGCCGTTCGACAAGATCAAGATCGACCAGAGCTTCGTGCGTGGCGCGACCCAGCCGGGCAGCCGCAACGGCGCGATCATCGCCTCGATCACCAGCCTCGCGCAGGCGCTGGGGATGGAGACGACCGCGGAAGGGGTGGAGACGCTCGACGAGCTAGACCTGATCCGCATGCAGGGCTGCAGCCACGTGCAGGGCTTCATCTATGAGCAACCGCTTTCCGCCAGTGCTGCCGCGAACCGGCTCAAGACCGGACTTGCAGCAGTGGCGCGCGGTCCGCGTTCAGCCCGTTCGCCGCGTCAGACGATGCTGCGCAAGGTCGTGCTCGATCACGATGGCCAGCTCTATAACGGCACGATCCGCAACATCTCCGCCACCGGCGTGCTGATCGAAGGGCTGTGGAACGTGCCCACCGGCACGATCTTCCGGATCAAGCTGTCGCAGAGCCACACGATCACCGGCACTTCCCGCTGGTGCGAGGAGGATCGCATGGGGATCGAATTCGCCACACCGTTGCAGCGCGATGCCACCGGACGGATCGCGGCGATCGCGGATGTGAGCCCCGAACCGATCCGCAAGATGATCACGCGCAAGGCCGGTTGA
- the fabG gene encoding 3-oxoacyl-[acyl-carrier-protein] reductase: protein MFDLTGMTALVTGASGGIGSAIARSLAAQGARLALSGSNASKLRSFREELNADYENDHVEITCDLSNTVQVEELVPAAVDTLGKLDILVNNAGITRDNLAMRMKDDEWSDVIRINLEAAFRLMRAASKPMMKARFGRIVTITSVVGATGNPGQVNYAAAKGGLVAMSKSLGQELASRNITVNCVAPGFIRTAMTEVLPDAQKEALNARIPMGRMGEGEDIGAAVTFLASKEAGYITGQTLHVNGGMAMIS, encoded by the coding sequence ATGTTCGACCTCACAGGCATGACCGCCCTCGTTACCGGCGCCTCGGGCGGGATCGGATCGGCGATCGCGCGTTCGCTCGCCGCGCAGGGCGCTCGCCTGGCGCTCTCGGGCTCCAATGCGTCCAAGCTGCGGTCCTTCCGCGAGGAACTCAACGCGGATTACGAGAATGACCATGTCGAGATCACCTGCGACCTGTCGAACACCGTGCAGGTCGAGGAACTTGTCCCCGCCGCGGTCGATACGCTCGGCAAACTCGACATCCTGGTGAACAACGCCGGCATCACCCGCGACAATCTCGCGATGCGGATGAAGGACGACGAATGGTCGGACGTGATCCGGATCAACCTCGAGGCCGCGTTCCGCCTGATGCGCGCGGCGTCCAAGCCTATGATGAAGGCCCGCTTTGGGCGCATCGTCACGATCACCTCGGTGGTCGGCGCGACCGGCAATCCCGGGCAGGTCAACTACGCGGCGGCCAAGGGCGGGCTGGTCGCGATGTCGAAGAGCCTCGGACAGGAACTCGCGAGCCGCAACATCACCGTCAATTGCGTCGCTCCGGGGTTCATCCGCACCGCGATGACCGAAGTGCTGCCCGATGCGCAGAAGGAAGCGCTTAATGCGCGGATCCCGATGGGCCGGATGGGCGAGGGCGAGGATATCGGGGCGGCGGTCACTTTTCTTGCCTCGAAGGAAGCGGGCTATATCACCGGCCAGACACTGCATGTGAACGGCGGCATGGCGATGATTTCCTGA